In Oryzias melastigma strain HK-1 linkage group LG6, ASM292280v2, whole genome shotgun sequence, the DNA window ACTCTGATAGATCGCAGCTCGGATCCATATATGTGGgtgtttctctgtgtttgttgCTGTGTGTTTACTTCAACTAGATCAATACTTTAAACTCTGCTGGGATTTTCTATGCAAAGATGAATACCGGTAAATAAGTATGTGACACAAACAACATATAGGTTACTGAAACCTCAGTTCttgaggttttctttttgtaaNNNNNNNNNNNNNNNNNNNNNNNNNNNNNNNNNNNNNNNNNNNNNNNNNNNNNNNNNNNNNNNNNNNNNNNNNNNNNNNNNNNNNNNNNNNNNNNNNNNNNNNNNNNNNNNNNNNNNNNNNNNNNNNNNNNNNNNNNNNNNNNNNNNNNNNNNNNNNNNNNNNNNNNNNNNNNNNNNNNNNNNNNNNNNNNNNNNNNNNNNNNNNNNNNNNNNNNNNNNNNNNNNNNNNNNNNNNNNNNNcagtaatctttcatatgaagacacgggccgcaaatcatcatcctgcgggccgcaaatggcccgcgggccgcgagtttgagacccctgttttaaatgctttattgCATCAAAACCAAGTGGTTTATGACGGCAAtttgagaaaaggaaaaaaaaggaaaaggaaaaaaaacatttgcaccTGTATCCAGATCTTCAGTAAATTTAAAGCTACCCTTTTAGATATTTATGTCTTTCTATTAATAGGAGATCTGGAGATTATGTGACTGCATGCCTTTCATACATACAGCCTGAGAAGTACAGaagtaacacaaaaacatttgagaacAATCACTCAACATGTGCTTTTTCCATTTACAGTAAACTTTTACAGTATGTGAGATAGCCTcgtcataaaaaaaagaatcaagctgcattttttgcacataatttattcattttttttgttgatttctaACACAATTGAATGAGTCAAACCCATATTATGTTTCTAAATGTCGTCAGTGAGGTCAAGAAACTTTACCTGCTAATTATTGCAAGTTTTATGGTTTGACTGGGTTCAGTTTCTGTTGTGCCGACTAGACAATAGTTCACTGGCAGTTACACTACAGGTCatatgtcaaagtgaagaaagtCAAAGTGCTAATTTTCCAGTGTTTGCTGTCTAAAGGTGGAAATAAATTAAGTAGGGAAAGTGGAATAGTCCAGTTTGTTCCTAACATTTCAAGATTGTTAGCATAGAATGACGCTGTGCCATCACACAGTTCTGTAAGGCCAAAATAAttagtgttgtttttgtaaaatgttctttgAGTGCCCTGATTTCTCTAAGAAACGTTTGGTTTTATTCCTCATACCAATATGTTATAAAGGAACTGTAGCGACGAAAGCTAGAAGCAAGAAACTTCCAGCAGAACCAGTCAGGATGACCAGCTGCTAGTTGAGATCCAGAGGGACaggaaaaacactggaacatctgaTTGAAGACAAAAGAGAAACAAGTTAGTTACTACAGTGACATTCACATTCATAAATGAGTCATCAGGAAGTGGAAATGTGTACAATGACGAAAGAAAAATACCAAACAATTCCTATTAGTCTTAAAGTATAAGTCCagctatatttttatctattataaaagcattcccagtggtcttttcgtAATGTTTagcagtttttaggcaaaataaaaaagcctgctgttttatttatatatatatgtatatatatatatgtatatatatatgtatatatatatatatatatatatatatatatatatatatatatattctgcaGAAATAAAGGTTTAATTGTAAATACCTCTCTGGGTTGAAACTGGGTTGGATCATTGGAActacaaaatcttaaaaataaaaaattagcatgTGGAAACTTATCTTACATTTTCATCCAATATGTCACAGATGGACACATTCTCTTGCAGTTTTATATCTGACTGGTTTAATCAGAGTGAAATATTAAGGGGTGTCTAATAGTGTGTAAAATCACAACCACTGTTAGTGCAGGGACTTCTGTGTGCAAGAGGGGGCAGTGAACCTGCTAATGTTACAGTATTTGGGTGTTCTTGTTGGCTCATTTCACATAAAGGAGGCAAATCTCAGATCTGAAGAAGCTTCCCACCTTTTCATATAAAGATAATTTTCCTGTGATGTGTGCACAGCTTTGTCCAGATGTATAAAACATCAGACAGAAGTCTGAAATggcataatttcttttttttttgctttttaaagacagattctattatttttttattttgtcaatgcttttgtttcactaaaatattttcagcttacttttatgactttttgtgttttttttttagcttgttgaACCAGTTTAAACTTACTTGAAGGTCCCAAGAAAAATCtgatatttgttcaaaataaaacatcctctGTAATCCTGCTTTATTTCTGACATTGAAATTCCATTATCTAGGTTTTGgtccaaacaaaaaagtttttttttttttttttttttttttttttttttacagctttttatttgctattttttttctcctttccaaCTTTGTATGAAGTCCCTTCTTGTGAGTTCACGCCTCGAGCTCATGTTTTCTGTGCTGCTGCAGTCCTCAAAGTCAGAGAAGTTTTAGTTGAGCAGACGTTTGATTTCTCTCTGTGTCTCTGCCCAGATTGACTCGTCATGCCTTACATGGGAAGGAGAGCCGTACCAGGGGAAATTAGCAATTGTCGAAAAACTCACTGTGAGTATGTCTGAGTCCTTTTAACATTTCATCTTCCTCTgtgcgctttttttttttaaactcccaCTCCCACTATAtttgtttctattgtaaaattgttctcagtgtttttttaattctaattatgcagtttttagccaaaatcaaaaagcctgtgtcattttttttagacattttatgcACAttggcaggagctcattagaataTCTCTTTttgggttgtgggcaggactgtcgATGCTGAAGTTAGCCCACATTATCCCAGCATGCCTCTGTTTAccattagcttacagctccGTGCCAGTCCAAGCTAACTTTAGCttagcaaagaaaaaacaagcaaaatcaGACCTATCCAGCagaacagttttgatccagatgccagttcaaacaaggaaaattaagacgttaatgaatctatttatctgcaagtgggTGATTTTGAATTGTAGTGGGGAAAGGAGACTTTGGCGGTTGTTGCTTCACCAACCTGAGCGTTTTCAAACCTGgatttttcatctcctcctggtctatcacaatttgaattaaaaaaacccagaaaagcagttttaaacttgaatcattttatatatgtcctcaatcaagagaaaaatgataGAAGAATATGATAAACACCATTgaataaacaccaaaaagacgATTTTAATTGGAatgagtttttcagcttttaggaAATTATTtagtgctgaagctgaaaaagatactatttcttttctaaaatgttaataaaattgcTGAAGATGATTCAGAAGAGCTGCTGAAGCTGGAGAgttctttctgttttgtgttGCAGAGTCTTCCCTTCACAAAAATAGCGCATAGTATAACAGCGCAGGATCACCAGCCGACCCCAGACAACTGCATCTTGAGTATGGTCGTAGGACAGCTAAAAGTAAGAACACCGGCTAAAGGGTTCACTTTATTCTTTTCTGACTGAATCTAATGAGGTTCTCTCTTCTTTTTGCTGTTGTCTGCAGGCAGATGAAGACCAGATCATAGGTTTCCATCAGAGTTTCATCCTGAAGAACATTAATGATGCTTGGGTGTGCACCAATGACATGTTCAGGCTGGCCATTCACAACTTTGGTTAATCGGCCGCTCCGCGCTGGCGGACAGGGGCGGTCGTAGTGAAGGGCTGAGATGAAGTACGGAGGTCAGGAGCTTGGCAGAGGAGCGAGCGCTCACCCCCACCTCCTGCTGTGCCCATTTGACAACACCTGACCGTAGATGTAAACCGGCGAATCTCGCCCCGGTGG includes these proteins:
- the nutf2 gene encoding nuclear transport factor 2; protein product: MVDQPLWEQIGSSFVQHYYQMFDSDRSQLGSIYIDSSCLTWEGEPYQGKLAIVEKLTSLPFTKIAHSITAQDHQPTPDNCILSMVVGQLKADEDQIIGFHQSFILKNINDAWVCTNDMFRLAIHNFG